One genomic segment of Paenibacillus durus includes these proteins:
- the truB gene encoding tRNA pseudouridine(55) synthase TruB, producing MSELEGVLAVYKPAGFTSHDVVAKTRRILGMKRIGHAGTLDPQVTGVLPLCLGRATRVVEYIQELPKEYIATLRLGMSSDTEDLTGTVTETADDIRVTEDEVRRTLDSFRGIISQTPPMYSAVKVGGKRLYELAREGKTVERKSREVEIYEIEMLEMVWNGRFPDITFRVLCSKGTYIRTLCVDIGQALSLPGVMVKLERTMSAGIRADRCLTLEEIGERMANGSLQEFLIPADEAIHHLPAHKVADEKKAAALQGQRLAARFVAPEVLVDGPIRLYDLQGSFLGIYKREETGSIAPVKVFAQG from the coding sequence ATGAGTGAGCTTGAAGGCGTTCTGGCTGTGTACAAGCCGGCCGGCTTTACCTCGCATGACGTTGTAGCCAAGACGCGGCGTATACTCGGGATGAAAAGAATTGGGCACGCCGGCACGCTGGACCCTCAGGTTACCGGCGTTCTGCCGCTTTGCCTCGGACGGGCCACGCGCGTCGTGGAGTACATTCAAGAGCTTCCTAAGGAATATATCGCCACACTGCGGCTTGGCATGTCCAGCGACACGGAAGACCTGACCGGCACCGTGACGGAAACGGCGGATGACATAAGGGTAACTGAAGATGAGGTAAGACGTACGCTGGATTCGTTCCGGGGAATTATTTCTCAGACGCCTCCCATGTATTCTGCCGTTAAGGTGGGCGGCAAACGTCTTTATGAGCTGGCCCGTGAGGGCAAGACTGTGGAGCGCAAAAGCCGTGAGGTTGAAATTTACGAGATCGAGATGTTGGAGATGGTCTGGAACGGGAGATTCCCGGACATCACCTTCCGCGTCTTGTGTTCCAAAGGCACGTATATCCGCACGCTCTGCGTCGATATCGGCCAGGCGCTGTCGCTGCCTGGTGTGATGGTTAAGCTGGAGCGCACGATGTCGGCGGGAATCCGGGCTGATCGCTGCCTTACACTTGAGGAAATCGGTGAGCGCATGGCGAATGGAAGTCTTCAGGAGTTTCTTATCCCTGCCGATGAGGCGATTCATCATCTGCCGGCCCATAAGGTGGCGGACGAGAAGAAAGCAGCCGCCCTACAGGGCCAGCGGCTGGCCGCCCGGTTTGTGGCGCCTGAAGTTCTAGTGGACGGCCCCATTCGTCTTTACGATCTTCAAGGCAGTTTTCTTGGCATTTACAAACGCGAGGAGACCGGTTCGATCGCTCCTGTGAAAGTATTTGCTCAAGGTTGA
- the rimP gene encoding ribosome maturation factor RimP encodes MSTPKIKGTVEEMLKPYLDDNGFELVDVEYVKEGSNFFLRVFVDKEGGIDIDDCGSISEFLSAKLDENDPIPGAYFLEVSSPGAERPLKKAGDVEKAVGKDVFVTTYEPIDGLKEFEGRLLSFESGEMLISAGKKQHVVPYAKVASARLAIIF; translated from the coding sequence TTGAGCACACCCAAAATTAAAGGTACGGTTGAAGAAATGCTGAAGCCTTACCTTGACGACAATGGATTCGAACTGGTGGACGTAGAATATGTAAAGGAAGGCTCCAACTTCTTTCTGCGCGTATTCGTGGACAAGGAAGGCGGAATCGACATCGATGATTGCGGAAGCATCAGCGAATTCTTAAGCGCCAAGCTGGACGAGAACGATCCTATTCCCGGCGCTTATTTCCTGGAGGTATCTTCTCCCGGGGCGGAGCGGCCGCTTAAAAAAGCCGGCGATGTGGAAAAGGCGGTCGGTAAGGACGTATTTGTGACGACCTACGAGCCAATCGACGGACTGAAGGAATTCGAAGGCCGGCTGCTTTCATTCGAGAGCGGGGAAATGCTCATCTCTGCGGGCAAAAAACAGCATGTTGTTCCGTATGCCAAAGTTGCCAGCGCGAGACTGGCCATTATTTTTTAG
- a CDS encoding DHH family phosphoesterase → MQSYEQSLRQTHQFLLDHDDYLVVSHIQPDGDAVSSTLAVGWLLSCLGKKYTMLNEGPIPTRMKYLWKAEQIADMSVNPPERTFSNVICVDCADFQRVGQTQRYFEPNASIVNIDHHPTNNGYGTIQLIRPDAAATAEILFDLLKEFNITWDADIATAIYTGLLTDTGGFRYSNTSPKVMEASSELLSFGVNGPELAETLLEEMTLPQVKVLSKALNRLQLSPKGDIAWVYVTPQDMIDCGAANEDLEGIVNYPRNIQGVEVGMLFKVINDQSVKVSLRSAGKVDVAALAQVFGGGGHTRAAGARVDMPLEQAISLVLKEVNRLL, encoded by the coding sequence ATGCAGAGCTATGAACAAAGTCTCCGGCAGACACATCAGTTTCTGCTGGACCATGACGATTATCTTGTAGTGTCGCATATTCAGCCGGACGGAGATGCAGTCAGCTCTACCCTAGCGGTGGGCTGGCTTCTCTCATGTCTGGGCAAGAAATACACTATGCTGAACGAAGGGCCGATCCCGACCCGAATGAAATACCTGTGGAAGGCAGAGCAAATTGCCGATATGTCGGTAAATCCTCCGGAACGCACGTTCAGCAATGTCATTTGCGTCGACTGCGCCGACTTTCAGCGTGTCGGGCAGACACAGCGCTATTTTGAACCCAATGCTTCGATTGTGAACATCGATCATCATCCGACTAATAACGGCTACGGCACGATTCAACTCATCAGGCCGGACGCTGCGGCTACGGCCGAGATATTATTTGATCTGCTGAAAGAATTTAACATAACATGGGATGCCGATATTGCGACAGCTATTTATACCGGCCTTTTAACCGATACGGGCGGTTTCCGTTATTCCAATACTTCTCCCAAAGTAATGGAAGCTTCCTCTGAGCTGCTATCTTTTGGAGTAAATGGACCGGAACTTGCGGAAACGCTGCTGGAGGAAATGACTCTCCCTCAAGTGAAAGTTCTTAGCAAGGCGCTGAACAGACTGCAATTATCACCTAAGGGCGACATTGCTTGGGTATATGTTACGCCTCAGGATATGATTGACTGCGGAGCGGCCAACGAGGATTTGGAGGGGATCGTCAATTATCCCCGCAATATCCAGGGCGTTGAGGTCGGCATGCTGTTCAAGGTCATTAACGACCAATCGGTTAAGGTCAGCTTGCGTTCCGCCGGCAAAGTGGATGTAGCTGCTCTGGCACAAGTTTTTGGCGGCGGAGGGCATACCCGTGCAGCCGGCGCCCGGGTTGACATGCCGCTGGAACAAGCGATTTCACTTGTGCTTAAGGAGGTCAACCGGCTGTTATGA
- the rbfA gene encoding 30S ribosome-binding factor RbfA codes for MSKIRAGRVGEQIKKELSRLIQGELKDPRVGFVTVTGVDVTNDLSQAKVYLSVFGDDEQKNASLKAIEKANGFLRSELGKAIRLRHTPELIFKFDESVAYGSRIEKLLGEIGKQDESQE; via the coding sequence ATGTCCAAAATCAGAGCCGGACGCGTCGGCGAACAAATCAAGAAAGAACTCAGCCGTCTGATTCAAGGCGAGCTTAAAGACCCCCGGGTCGGATTTGTTACCGTTACTGGCGTCGATGTTACCAATGATCTTTCTCAGGCCAAGGTGTACCTTAGCGTATTCGGAGACGATGAGCAGAAGAACGCCTCGCTCAAGGCGATTGAGAAAGCGAACGGCTTTCTGCGTTCCGAGCTTGGCAAGGCGATCCGCCTTCGGCATACGCCGGAACTGATCTTCAAGTTCGACGAATCCGTCGCCTACGGCAGCCGGATCGAGAAGCTGCTTGGCGAAATCGGCAAGCAGGACGAGAGCCAGGAATAA
- a CDS encoding bifunctional riboflavin kinase/FAD synthetase: protein MRTVTLTYPLPPHAAAEWAQPQIAALGQFDGLHRGHASVISSAVALARTEGVPAAVITFYPHPKDVMGKGDYDGYLTPPRDKQELLAEMGVDILYVIEFNEQLSQVSPEDFVSVMLLPLRITTAIVGFDFRFGYMGEGDAAMLRRLGGGSMKVETVPPFLLDGVKVSSSGIRKGLQIGDMELANSWFGRCYHLRGTVSHGEKRGRTIGFPTANLELEDRYVIPAKGVYAVRAIHNGKTLPGVMNVGVKPTFHEGVTRPSFEVHLLDFAGDLYGQEMRVDLVAFIRPERRFDSVESLISQIREDAKTAERILLES, encoded by the coding sequence GTGAGAACCGTAACGTTAACCTATCCGCTGCCGCCCCATGCGGCAGCGGAGTGGGCACAGCCTCAGATTGCCGCCCTGGGGCAATTCGATGGCCTGCACCGCGGGCATGCCAGTGTAATCTCCTCCGCCGTAGCCTTGGCTCGCACAGAAGGAGTGCCTGCGGCTGTCATAACATTCTACCCTCATCCAAAAGATGTTATGGGTAAAGGCGATTATGATGGATATTTGACGCCGCCCCGGGACAAGCAGGAGCTGCTCGCAGAAATGGGCGTTGATATTCTCTACGTCATCGAATTCAATGAACAGCTCTCCCAGGTGAGTCCAGAGGACTTTGTGTCCGTCATGCTGCTGCCTCTGCGAATCACTACGGCGATTGTCGGTTTCGACTTCCGCTTTGGTTACATGGGTGAAGGCGATGCTGCAATGCTGCGGCGGCTTGGCGGCGGCTCCATGAAGGTGGAGACCGTGCCGCCTTTTTTACTGGATGGCGTAAAGGTAAGCAGTTCCGGTATCCGCAAAGGCCTTCAGATCGGCGATATGGAGCTGGCTAACTCCTGGTTCGGCCGCTGCTACCATCTGCGGGGAACGGTCTCGCATGGCGAAAAACGCGGGCGCACCATTGGATTTCCGACCGCGAATCTGGAGCTTGAAGACCGGTATGTCATTCCCGCGAAAGGCGTCTACGCCGTTCGGGCCATTCATAATGGAAAGACCCTGCCGGGAGTCATGAATGTCGGCGTGAAGCCGACCTTTCACGAAGGAGTTACCAGGCCGAGTTTTGAGGTCCATTTGCTGGATTTTGCCGGAGATTTGTATGGACAGGAAATGAGGGTAGACCTCGTCGCCTTCATCCGGCCGGAGCGCAGATTCGATTCGGTCGAATCGCTTATTTCGCAAATTCGCGAGGATGCGAAGACAGCTGAGAGAATACTGCTTGAATCGTGA
- the nusA gene encoding transcription termination factor NusA has translation MSMDFIEAMNELEREKGISKDVLFEAIEAALISSYKRNFNAAQNVRVDMNRNTGVIKVYARKLIVEEVLDPRTEISLPAARELNPHFQLEDVAEQEVTPRDFGRIAAQTAKQVVTQRIREAERGLIYNAFIDKEEDIVTGIVQRQDLRNVYIDLGKIEAVLPLNELMPGEKFKHGERIKAYITKVENTTKGPQILLSRSHPGLLKRLFELEVPEIFDGVVEIRSVAREAGFRSKIAVFSRNPEVDPVGSCVGPRGMRVQTIVTELRGEKIDIVRYSELVEEYVANALSPSKVLEVQVFEAEKMARVIVPDYQLSLAIGIKGQNARLAAKLTGWKIDIKSESQAEQEFGRPKTSSDEMHQDSVSID, from the coding sequence ATGAGTATGGATTTTATTGAAGCTATGAATGAACTGGAGAGAGAGAAAGGCATCAGCAAGGACGTGCTGTTCGAGGCCATCGAGGCTGCGCTGATCTCCAGCTATAAACGAAATTTCAACGCCGCGCAAAATGTTCGGGTCGATATGAACCGCAACACAGGCGTAATAAAAGTATATGCCCGCAAGCTGATCGTGGAAGAAGTGCTTGATCCGCGCACCGAAATTTCGCTGCCTGCGGCCCGGGAACTCAATCCGCATTTTCAGCTTGAGGATGTCGCAGAGCAGGAGGTAACGCCTCGGGATTTCGGCCGTATCGCCGCCCAGACGGCTAAGCAGGTCGTTACTCAGCGCATCCGTGAAGCGGAGCGGGGACTGATATACAACGCTTTTATCGACAAGGAAGAGGATATCGTCACCGGGATCGTGCAGCGCCAGGATCTGCGCAACGTATACATCGACCTTGGCAAAATCGAAGCGGTGCTGCCGCTGAACGAATTGATGCCCGGTGAGAAATTCAAGCATGGCGAGCGTATCAAGGCTTACATTACCAAAGTCGAGAATACGACCAAGGGACCGCAAATTTTGCTCTCCCGAAGTCATCCCGGCCTGTTAAAGCGCCTGTTCGAGCTTGAAGTTCCCGAAATCTTCGACGGCGTTGTCGAGATTCGCTCCGTAGCCCGTGAAGCGGGCTTCCGTTCCAAAATCGCGGTATTTTCGCGCAATCCGGAAGTCGATCCCGTCGGCTCCTGCGTAGGCCCGAGAGGGATGCGCGTGCAGACAATCGTCACTGAACTGCGAGGCGAGAAAATCGACATCGTGCGCTATTCCGAATTGGTGGAAGAATATGTAGCCAATGCGCTCAGTCCTTCCAAGGTGCTTGAGGTTCAAGTGTTTGAGGCGGAAAAAATGGCGCGCGTTATCGTTCCGGACTATCAACTGTCTCTGGCCATCGGAATCAAAGGGCAAAACGCCCGTTTGGCGGCCAAGCTGACGGGATGGAAAATCGATATCAAGAGCGAAAGCCAGGCGGAGCAGGAATTCGGCAGACCTAAAACGTCCAGCGACGAAATGCATCAGGATTCCGTCTCCATAGATTAA
- the rpsO gene encoding 30S ribosomal protein S15, with protein sequence MALTQERKHQLIDEHKTHESDTGSPEVQIAILTENIVNLTDHLRTHKKDHHSRRGLLKMVGQRRKLLAYLKNKDVQRYSALIEKLGLRR encoded by the coding sequence ATGGCATTGACTCAAGAACGCAAGCATCAACTGATCGACGAGCACAAAACTCATGAATCCGATACGGGATCTCCAGAGGTGCAAATTGCTATCCTCACGGAGAATATCGTTAATCTGACCGACCACTTGCGTACGCACAAGAAGGATCATCATTCCCGCCGCGGATTGCTGAAGATGGTAGGTCAACGCCGTAAACTGCTCGCGTATTTGAAGAACAAAGACGTGCAGCGTTACAGCGCACTGATCGAGAAACTGGGATTGCGTCGTTAA
- the pnp gene encoding polyribonucleotide nucleotidyltransferase, whose translation MEKRVEMQLGGRTLVLETGRLAKQANAAVMVRYGDTSVLCTVTASSEPKDLDFFPLTVNYEERLYAVGKIPGGFIKREGRPSEKAILSSRLTDRPIRPLFPEGFRNDVQVLNLVMSVDQDCSPEIAAMIGTSASLSISDVPFSGPIGGVVVGRIDGQFIVNPTIAQQEVSDIYLVVAGTKDAIMMVEAEANEVPEEIMLEAIMFGHEEIRGIVAKIEELVQIAGKEKMTVKLHAVNAEVNAEVRAYAQERLVEAVKIAEKHARQDAIDAVNNETVEYFTEKYIETPELIGDVKEVLHDIVKEEVRRLITHDKVRPDGRKLSEIRPIECDTSLLPRTHGSGLFTRGQTQALSVCTLGALGDVQILDGIDLTETKRFMHHYNFPPFSVGEARPLRAPGRREIGHGALGERALSKVIPNETEFPYTIRLVSEVLESNGSTSQASICASTLAMMDAGVPIKAPVAGVAMGLIKDGEHVSILTDIQGMEDHLGDMDFKVAGTAEGVTAIQMDIKIDGIDRKILQEALEQAKEGRMFILSKMMEAISKPRESLSQYAPKIIILQINPDKIRDVIGAGGKIINKIIEETGVKIDIEQDGRVFIASSNEEMNQKARSIIEGIVREVEVGEIYVGTVKRIEKFGAFVEILPGKDGLVHISQLSTERVGKVEDVVAIGDTITVKVTEIDQQGRVNLSRKAVLTAEAKA comes from the coding sequence ATGGAAAAACGTGTTGAAATGCAGCTCGGGGGCAGAACCCTGGTGCTGGAAACGGGACGGCTTGCCAAGCAGGCAAACGCCGCTGTTATGGTCCGTTACGGTGATACGTCGGTGCTGTGTACGGTAACGGCTTCAAGCGAACCGAAGGACTTGGATTTTTTTCCGCTGACAGTAAACTATGAAGAGCGCTTGTACGCGGTCGGCAAAATTCCGGGAGGCTTCATCAAGCGGGAAGGCAGACCGAGCGAAAAAGCGATTCTGTCCAGCCGCCTGACGGACCGTCCGATTCGTCCGCTGTTCCCCGAAGGCTTCCGTAACGACGTACAGGTGCTGAATCTGGTAATGAGCGTCGATCAGGACTGCTCGCCGGAAATCGCGGCAATGATCGGAACGTCGGCGTCGCTGAGCATTTCCGATGTGCCGTTCAGCGGCCCAATCGGCGGTGTAGTGGTGGGACGCATTGACGGGCAATTTATCGTCAACCCGACAATCGCCCAGCAGGAAGTAAGCGACATTTATCTGGTGGTGGCCGGAACAAAAGACGCCATTATGATGGTGGAAGCGGAAGCGAATGAAGTGCCGGAAGAAATCATGCTCGAAGCGATCATGTTCGGACATGAAGAAATCCGCGGCATCGTAGCGAAGATCGAAGAGCTGGTGCAGATTGCCGGCAAGGAAAAAATGACCGTGAAACTGCACGCCGTAAACGCCGAAGTGAACGCTGAGGTTCGCGCATACGCCCAGGAGCGGCTGGTTGAGGCGGTTAAGATTGCCGAGAAGCATGCCCGTCAAGATGCGATCGACGCGGTCAACAACGAGACGGTGGAATATTTCACGGAGAAGTATATCGAAACGCCTGAGCTGATTGGCGATGTGAAGGAAGTGCTGCATGATATCGTTAAGGAAGAAGTCAGACGTTTAATCACCCATGACAAAGTTCGTCCGGACGGCCGGAAGCTAAGCGAGATTCGTCCGATCGAGTGCGATACGTCGCTGCTGCCGCGCACGCATGGTTCGGGACTGTTCACCCGCGGCCAGACGCAAGCGCTCAGCGTGTGTACCCTCGGTGCCCTCGGCGATGTGCAAATTCTCGACGGTATCGATTTAACCGAAACGAAACGCTTCATGCATCATTATAACTTCCCGCCGTTCAGCGTAGGGGAAGCCCGTCCGCTGAGAGCGCCGGGACGCCGTGAAATCGGTCATGGAGCACTCGGTGAACGCGCCTTGTCCAAGGTTATTCCGAACGAAACCGAATTCCCGTACACCATCCGCCTCGTATCCGAGGTGCTGGAATCCAACGGATCGACTTCCCAGGCGAGTATTTGCGCAAGCACACTGGCGATGATGGATGCGGGCGTACCGATCAAAGCACCGGTTGCGGGCGTAGCGATGGGTCTGATCAAGGACGGCGAGCATGTCTCCATCTTGACCGATATCCAAGGTATGGAAGATCATCTCGGAGATATGGACTTCAAAGTGGCAGGTACGGCGGAAGGCGTAACCGCGATTCAGATGGACATCAAGATCGACGGGATCGACCGCAAAATTCTGCAAGAAGCTCTTGAACAGGCCAAAGAAGGCCGGATGTTTATTCTTAGCAAAATGATGGAAGCTATCTCCAAACCAAGAGAGAGCCTTTCCCAATACGCGCCTAAAATTATCATCCTGCAGATTAATCCGGACAAAATCCGCGATGTTATCGGCGCAGGCGGCAAAATCATCAACAAAATCATCGAAGAAACCGGCGTAAAAATCGACATCGAGCAGGACGGCCGCGTGTTCATCGCATCCTCGAATGAAGAGATGAACCAAAAAGCGCGTTCCATCATCGAAGGCATTGTGCGTGAGGTTGAAGTCGGCGAAATTTATGTCGGCACCGTCAAGCGGATCGAGAAATTCGGCGCTTTTGTAGAAATACTGCCGGGTAAAGACGGTCTGGTGCATATTTCCCAGCTGTCCACGGAGCGTGTAGGCAAGGTGGAAGACGTGGTTGCCATCGGCGATACCATCACTGTAAAAGTGACTGAAATCGACCAGCAGGGCCGCGTGAATCTGTCGCGCAAGGCAGTGCTGACCGCAGAAGCCAAGGCTTAA
- the rnpM gene encoding RNase P modulator RnpM, whose protein sequence is MKQKKVPLRKCVASQEMMPKKELIRIVRTPSGEVMIDLTGKKSGRGAYICGKLECFKLAQKTKALDRALKVPVSPEIYEQLARDFVSVEEQFLAAKEAAEDE, encoded by the coding sequence ATGAAACAGAAAAAAGTGCCGCTGCGCAAATGCGTCGCCAGTCAGGAAATGATGCCGAAGAAAGAACTCATCCGTATCGTGAGAACGCCAAGTGGCGAAGTCATGATCGATCTTACCGGGAAGAAATCGGGCCGGGGAGCGTATATTTGCGGCAAGCTCGAATGCTTCAAGCTGGCTCAAAAGACCAAGGCGCTGGACCGTGCGCTCAAGGTTCCGGTTAGCCCGGAAATATACGAACAGCTCGCCAGGGATTTCGTGTCCGTGGAGGAGCAGTTCCTTGCGGCTAAGGAAGCTGCGGAAGATGAGTAA
- the infB gene encoding translation initiation factor IF-2, producing MTKQDSKDKLRVYEYAKSLNMSSKEIITILKRLNVPVNNHMSVMENDAVSKVEQFFKDIKSNAAAKRESGGASRSASSATATVEAKSVDKNQIEKQVGMNKPHNNSSTMSSRPQSGQDSRRNQTGSGPRPQGQGGASRQGGRPQGQGGAPRQGESRPQGQGGASRPQGQGGASRPQGQGGASRPQGQGGAPRPQGQGGAPRPQGQGGAPRQGDSRPQGQGGGGQRQGGFGGGNRPQGQGGASRQGDSRPQGQGGDFSRGGDRNSKNRPGSNQKRFDDGRGGNYRNNGRGGKNQRGGRNQQPMERREKIDNTPKKIIVRGNMTVGETAKLLHKDASEVIKKLILMGVMATINQELDIETIQLLAGEFGVEVEVKIPVEEDRFETVEENDAPEDLQARPPVVTIMGHVDHGKTTLLDAIRSTNVTGGEAGGITQHIGAYQVEINHKKITFLDTPGHEAFTAMRARGAQVTDITIIVVAADDGVMPQTVEAINHAKAAGLPIIVAVNKIDKPGADPDRVKQELTNYELVPEEWGGDTIFVNVSAKQRIGLEDLLEMILLVAEVNEYKANPDKRARGTVIEAELDKSRGPVARILVQNGTLKVGDAFVAGNCFGRVRVMVSDKGRRLKEAGPSTPIEITGLTEVPQAGDPFMVFEDERKARHIADIRATTQRQSELNTNSRVTLDDLFKHIKDGEIKDLNVIIKADVQGSVEALKGSLAKIEVEGVRVKIIHSGAGAITESDITLAAASNAIVIGFNVRPDAQTKAAAEQEKVDVRLHNIIYNVIEEIEQAMKGMLDPIFKESVIGHAEVRSVFKISKVGAVAGCMVTDGKITRNAETRLIRSGIVVFEGKIDSLKRFKDDAKEVAQGYECGITLERYTDLQEGDIIEAFIMETVER from the coding sequence TTGACTAAACAAGACAGCAAAGACAAACTGCGGGTTTACGAGTACGCCAAATCGCTTAACATGAGCAGCAAAGAGATTATCACCATTTTGAAACGTCTGAACGTTCCGGTGAACAACCACATGAGCGTTATGGAAAATGACGCCGTGTCAAAGGTGGAACAGTTCTTTAAGGATATTAAGTCGAATGCTGCAGCCAAACGGGAGAGCGGAGGAGCCAGCCGCTCCGCTTCTTCAGCAACGGCTACAGTCGAAGCAAAAAGTGTTGACAAAAATCAAATAGAAAAGCAGGTAGGTATGAACAAACCACACAATAACTCATCGACAATGTCGTCAAGACCCCAAAGCGGGCAGGATTCCCGCAGAAACCAGACCGGCTCCGGACCGCGCCCGCAAGGGCAAGGCGGAGCATCTCGCCAAGGAGGACGCCCGCAGGGCCAAGGCGGCGCTCCCCGTCAAGGCGAATCCCGTCCGCAGGGCCAAGGCGGCGCTTCCCGTCCGCAGGGCCAAGGCGGCGCATCCCGTCCGCAGGGCCAAGGCGGCGCATCCCGTCCGCAAGGCCAAGGCGGCGCACCCCGTCCGCAGGGCCAAGGCGGCGCACCCCGTCCGCAAGGGCAAGGCGGCGCACCCCGTCAAGGTGATTCCCGTCCGCAAGGCCAAGGCGGTGGAGGCCAGCGTCAGGGCGGATTTGGCGGCGGCAACCGTCCGCAGGGCCAAGGCGGCGCTTCTCGTCAAGGCGATAGCCGTCCGCAAGGCCAAGGCGGCGATTTCTCCCGCGGCGGAGACCGCAATTCCAAAAACCGGCCAGGAAGCAACCAGAAGCGGTTCGATGACGGTAGAGGCGGTAATTACCGGAATAACGGACGCGGCGGCAAAAATCAGCGCGGCGGCAGAAACCAGCAGCCGATGGAGCGCCGGGAGAAAATCGACAATACGCCGAAGAAAATTATCGTACGCGGCAATATGACAGTCGGCGAAACGGCAAAGCTGCTGCATAAGGACGCTTCAGAAGTCATCAAGAAGCTGATTCTGATGGGCGTTATGGCAACGATCAACCAGGAACTGGATATCGAGACAATTCAACTGCTTGCCGGTGAATTCGGCGTTGAAGTCGAAGTGAAGATACCGGTAGAGGAAGACCGTTTCGAAACCGTGGAAGAGAACGACGCTCCCGAAGATCTGCAGGCACGTCCTCCGGTCGTGACTATCATGGGTCACGTCGACCACGGCAAAACTACTCTGCTCGACGCCATTCGTTCCACGAATGTAACCGGCGGCGAAGCCGGCGGAATTACGCAGCATATCGGCGCTTATCAGGTCGAAATCAACCATAAGAAAATTACGTTCCTTGATACCCCGGGCCACGAAGCGTTCACTGCGATGCGCGCCCGCGGAGCACAGGTTACCGATATTACGATTATCGTCGTAGCGGCTGACGACGGCGTTATGCCGCAGACCGTTGAAGCAATCAACCACGCTAAAGCTGCGGGACTGCCGATCATCGTGGCTGTCAACAAAATTGACAAGCCGGGCGCGGATCCGGACAGAGTGAAGCAGGAGCTTACTAATTACGAGCTTGTTCCCGAAGAGTGGGGCGGCGATACCATTTTCGTTAATGTGTCGGCTAAACAGCGCATCGGTCTTGAGGATCTGCTTGAGATGATTCTGCTCGTTGCCGAAGTCAATGAATATAAGGCGAACCCGGATAAACGGGCTCGCGGTACCGTAATCGAAGCCGAATTGGATAAGAGCCGCGGTCCGGTAGCTCGCATTCTCGTTCAGAACGGAACGCTGAAAGTGGGCGACGCCTTCGTAGCGGGCAACTGCTTCGGACGTGTACGGGTAATGGTGAGCGACAAGGGACGCCGTCTGAAGGAAGCTGGACCTTCCACGCCGATTGAAATTACCGGTCTGACGGAAGTTCCGCAGGCGGGCGATCCGTTCATGGTGTTCGAAGACGAACGGAAAGCGCGCCACATTGCCGATATACGGGCGACTACTCAGCGTCAATCGGAGCTCAATACGAACAGCCGCGTTACACTGGACGATCTGTTCAAGCATATTAAAGACGGCGAGATCAAAGACCTCAACGTCATTATCAAAGCGGATGTTCAAGGTTCGGTCGAAGCTCTTAAAGGTTCCCTGGCCAAGATCGAAGTGGAAGGCGTGCGCGTTAAGATTATCCACAGCGGAGCGGGTGCAATTACGGAATCCGATATTACGCTGGCTGCTGCTTCCAACGCTATTGTCATCGGCTTTAACGTTCGTCCGGATGCCCAGACGAAGGCTGCCGCTGAGCAGGAGAAGGTCGATGTGCGTCTGCACAATATTATCTACAATGTAATTGAGGAAATCGAGCAGGCGATGAAGGGTATGCTTGATCCGATATTCAAGGAGAGCGTTATCGGTCATGCCGAAGTGCGCAGCGTCTTCAAAATCAGCAAAGTGGGCGCTGTTGCCGGCTGTATGGTTACCGACGGCAAAATCACGCGCAATGCGGAGACACGCCTGATCCGTAGCGGCATCGTCGTATTTGAAGGCAAGATCGACTCTCTGAAACGCTTTAAGGATGATGCCAAAGAAGTAGCGCAGGGTTATGAATGCGGCATTACTTTGGAACGCTATACCGATCTCCAAGAAGGCGACATCATCGAAGCGTTTATCATGGAAACCGTGGAGCGCTAA